The Epilithonimonas zeae genome contains a region encoding:
- a CDS encoding ribonuclease inhibitor: MKNEINNKKMTVINGGHFSDLEGFYEEVSELFMKDEDWKVGTLDGFDDILYGVDSDITWKDSQKSREDLGFDLTKEFYENKIRQGKPFNVKLIQQKLGDLIDGNGQTLFEILIEIIESHQNIKLILE; this comes from the coding sequence ATGAAAAACGAAATCAATAATAAAAAAATGACTGTCATCAATGGCGGTCATTTTTCAGATTTGGAAGGTTTCTATGAAGAAGTTTCTGAACTTTTTATGAAAGATGAAGATTGGAAAGTGGGGACTTTGGATGGTTTTGATGACATTCTTTACGGCGTTGATTCCGATATTACTTGGAAAGATTCTCAAAAATCGAGGGAAGATTTGGGATTTGATTTGACGAAGGAATTTTATGAAAATAAAATCAGGCAAGGAAAACCATTTAATGTCAAATTAATCCAACAAAAACTGGGTGATTTGATTGATGGAAACGGACAAACTTTATTCGAAATTTTGATTGAGATTATAGAATCACACCAAAATATTAAACTAATTTTGGAATGA
- a CDS encoding DUF4097 family beta strand repeat-containing protein, with amino-acid sequence MKKIYLIMFALMTVSFNAQENANQTTTTKENPKTYKVNKSKGKLLINLGKVTVEGYKGNEIVFSLEGKTPAEDKRAEGLQAVNALGLIDNTGLGINVSEKDGVLEVNPLKKMSSPSIKILVPENVIVSFKHQSQYGGKVVFRNMQNEIEIASTYNDVQLENITGPATVKSIYGNVEAVFSQNVKGPLSIISVYGHTDVSLPKSVKANLKATTSYGEIYISPDFKIEQEKKTEDGLVRLDNDLVGKVNGGGTDIELRSDYSKIYLRAK; translated from the coding sequence ATGAAAAAGATATATTTGATTATGTTTGCTTTGATGACAGTTTCCTTCAATGCGCAGGAAAACGCAAACCAAACAACTACAACAAAAGAAAATCCGAAGACTTACAAAGTCAACAAAAGCAAAGGAAAATTACTAATCAATCTTGGAAAAGTAACTGTTGAAGGTTACAAAGGCAATGAAATCGTTTTCTCTTTGGAAGGTAAAACGCCTGCGGAGGACAAACGCGCAGAAGGACTGCAGGCAGTCAATGCTTTAGGACTTATAGATAACACGGGACTCGGAATCAATGTTTCTGAAAAAGATGGTGTTTTGGAAGTTAATCCATTGAAAAAAATGTCGTCTCCATCAATTAAAATATTAGTTCCAGAGAATGTGATTGTTTCCTTCAAACATCAATCTCAATATGGCGGAAAAGTTGTGTTCAGAAATATGCAAAATGAAATCGAAATCGCTTCAACTTATAACGATGTTCAATTAGAAAATATTACGGGACCTGCAACTGTAAAATCTATCTACGGAAATGTGGAAGCAGTTTTTAGCCAAAATGTAAAGGGGCCATTGTCTATTATTTCGGTTTATGGTCACACAGATGTCAGCCTTCCAAAATCTGTAAAAGCCAACCTAAAAGCGACAACTTCTTATGGCGAAATCTACATTTCCCCGGATTTTAAAATCGAACAAGAGAAGAAAACGGAAGATGGTTTAGTTCGTCTTGATAATGACCTTGTCGGAAAAGTGAATGGCGGTGGAACGGATATAGAACTTCGTTCAGATTACAGTAAAATCTATTTGAGAGCAAAATGA
- a CDS encoding acyl-CoA dehydrogenase family protein, translated as MSYYPLTSIPDYYSIDALLTEEHKLIRDSVRNWVESFVMPQIDEAAQNHTDIPGLMKELGNIGALGPYIPEEYGGPGLDQISYGLIMQELERGDSAVRSAASVQSSLVMFPIFEYGSEEQKRKYLPKLASGDMIGCFGLTEPNHGSDPSSMESKFTDQGDHYLLNGAKMWITNSPVADIAVVWAKGEDGKVRGMILERGMEGFTTPTTHNKWSLRASKTGELVFNNVKVPKENLLPNIEGLKGPLSCLNSARYGISWGVIGAAIDCYCTAVQYTKERKQFGKPIASFQLQQKKLAEFLTEITKSQLLCLQLGMLKNAHKASPAQISMAKRNNVKMAIDIARESRQMLGGMGIMGEFPMMRHAANLESVITYEGTHDIHLLITGMDITGINAFG; from the coding sequence ATGTCATATTACCCGTTAACAAGCATACCAGATTATTATTCCATAGACGCTCTTTTGACCGAAGAACACAAGCTTATCCGTGATTCTGTAAGAAACTGGGTAGAAAGTTTCGTAATGCCACAGATAGATGAAGCAGCACAAAATCATACGGATATCCCCGGATTGATGAAGGAATTGGGAAATATCGGTGCGCTTGGCCCATACATTCCTGAGGAATATGGCGGTCCTGGCTTGGATCAGATTTCTTACGGCTTGATAATGCAGGAATTGGAAAGAGGTGATTCGGCGGTTCGTTCTGCAGCTTCTGTTCAATCTTCATTAGTGATGTTCCCTATTTTCGAATATGGTTCCGAGGAGCAAAAAAGAAAATATCTTCCAAAATTAGCATCAGGCGATATGATCGGCTGTTTTGGATTGACAGAGCCTAACCACGGTTCCGACCCTTCTTCTATGGAATCCAAATTCACAGACCAAGGCGACCATTATCTTCTGAATGGAGCGAAAATGTGGATTACAAATTCTCCTGTTGCTGATATCGCTGTAGTTTGGGCAAAAGGCGAAGATGGAAAAGTACGAGGAATGATCCTGGAACGCGGAATGGAAGGCTTCACAACACCAACCACGCATAACAAATGGAGCTTGAGAGCATCCAAAACCGGAGAATTGGTTTTCAATAATGTGAAAGTTCCGAAAGAAAATTTACTACCAAATATCGAAGGTTTGAAAGGCCCTTTGTCTTGCCTAAATTCTGCCAGATATGGGATTTCCTGGGGCGTCATCGGTGCAGCAATCGACTGTTATTGTACGGCTGTTCAATATACTAAAGAGAGAAAACAATTCGGAAAGCCGATTGCTTCCTTCCAGCTTCAGCAAAAGAAATTAGCAGAATTCCTGACCGAAATTACAAAGTCGCAATTGCTTTGCCTTCAACTCGGAATGTTAAAAAATGCACACAAGGCTTCACCTGCACAAATCTCTATGGCGAAAAGAAACAATGTAAAAATGGCGATTGACATTGCCAGAGAATCCCGGCAAATGCTTGGCGGAATGGGCATAATGGGAGAATTCCCGATGATGCGTCACGCAGCCAATCTGGAATCTGTGATCACTTATGAAGGAACGCACGACATCCATTTATTAATTACCGGAATGGATATTACGGGCATCAATGCCTTTGGATAA
- a CDS encoding AsmA-like C-terminal region-containing protein: protein MTAGNITTILLKILKWLGITIASILFLMFIIPILFPGTIEKQVKIFANKHLAGELDYKKTHLTFFRHFPSLTVSVDDILLKGSKPFEQDTLLAAKELSVGINLKNLIFDQEIKIDEIYVNDATANVFVNSKGQANYNVYVSKPSEKPKDTTEAGASIKLDLIKLKNWNIKYNDHAANVLVNAKGLNYTGKGGLSEDIFDLETDLDIDKVDFALNRIWYAQQKTLHADLITRINTNALTFVLRKNELRINELPLKFTGFVSILKDGYNLNINAASEKTTIKDMLSILPPQYLSWVKDTKIEGNSDLFFSLKGRFSEPKNQKPDLKASLKVGNGFVSNSNAPVPMNNLNLDLNVDLPSLDTNKLLLDLRNLSFDLGKNNKFRAVVRTQGMDEMKINANIKGGIDLATLDSALGLKDIELKGLMNTDIQSNGIFNLDKKLFPKTKGYLNLKNGWLKTKYYPNAIQNINILANIYNTDGTFKSLGVKLDPFKFDFEGNPVFVNADLQNFEDLLYKVRAKGVLNIGRIYQVFKKEGFDVSGLIMADLSLNGRQSYATTGQYSKLDNKGNLILKNIKATTEYLPKSFFIKEGNFEFENEKMWFRKFFANYGKSDFALNGYLLNTINYFIERKGTLHGKFHLKSNYILIDEFMALKDGDNKDKSLAVEYAKEENPKSSGVVIVPTNLDVSLEANAKKVEFKGLGLNNLVGLASVNKGEVYLKNTTFDIVGSRMGIDARYQNESPITANYDVALKVDNFDVQRAYKEIDMVREMATAAKDVKGIVSLDYKLKGDFDANMKPIYPSLEGGGNVNLKDVEVKNLKMLSAVGNDIGSEAFNNPDMKGVDINTTINNNLIHVEPFTFKVSVLRPSISGTTSFNGLLDFRIRVGLPPGGWIGFPVVVTGTHEKPKIKIFSKTGQGIVEALYNTKSNKVIREEKRAEKKSRAQQRKDKRAQEKKAENAEKQIVKDLKKK from the coding sequence ATGACTGCGGGAAATATAACAACAATTTTGCTGAAAATATTAAAATGGCTGGGAATTACAATTGCTTCTATCTTATTCTTAATGTTCATTATTCCGATTCTTTTTCCTGGAACAATTGAAAAACAGGTTAAAATTTTCGCTAACAAGCATCTTGCCGGCGAGTTGGATTATAAAAAAACACACCTTACGTTTTTTCGCCATTTCCCATCATTAACGGTTTCCGTGGATGATATTTTGTTGAAAGGTTCCAAACCTTTTGAACAAGACACGCTTCTTGCTGCTAAAGAATTATCAGTCGGAATCAATCTTAAAAATTTAATTTTTGACCAGGAAATCAAGATTGACGAAATCTACGTGAATGACGCAACAGCCAATGTTTTCGTCAATTCCAAAGGTCAGGCAAATTACAATGTTTACGTTTCAAAACCTTCTGAAAAACCTAAAGATACAACGGAAGCCGGCGCATCGATAAAATTAGATTTAATCAAATTAAAAAACTGGAATATTAAATATAATGACCACGCAGCAAACGTTTTGGTTAATGCAAAAGGTCTTAATTACACAGGAAAAGGTGGATTGAGTGAAGATATTTTCGACCTCGAAACCGATTTGGATATTGATAAAGTTGATTTTGCTCTGAACCGAATCTGGTATGCACAACAGAAAACTTTACACGCCGATTTGATTACAAGAATCAACACCAATGCCTTGACTTTCGTTTTAAGAAAAAATGAGTTGAGAATCAATGAGCTGCCTTTGAAATTTACCGGTTTCGTCAGTATTTTGAAAGATGGATATAATTTGAACATCAATGCAGCTTCGGAAAAAACGACGATTAAAGATATGTTGTCCATTTTGCCACCGCAATATTTGAGTTGGGTTAAGGACACAAAAATTGAGGGAAATAGTGATTTATTTTTCAGTTTAAAAGGAAGATTCAGCGAGCCGAAAAACCAGAAACCAGATTTGAAAGCCAGTCTGAAAGTTGGTAACGGTTTTGTTTCTAACAGCAATGCGCCGGTTCCGATGAACAATCTGAATCTCGATTTGAATGTGGATTTACCTTCGCTGGACACCAACAAACTCCTACTCGATTTGAGGAATCTGAGTTTTGACTTAGGAAAAAATAATAAGTTCCGAGCCGTTGTGAGAACTCAGGGAATGGACGAAATGAAAATTAATGCCAACATCAAAGGCGGAATTGATTTGGCCACTTTGGATTCAGCATTGGGATTGAAAGATATTGAACTGAAAGGCCTTATGAATACGGATATTCAATCGAACGGAATTTTCAATTTGGATAAAAAATTATTCCCAAAAACGAAAGGTTATCTGAATCTGAAAAATGGCTGGCTGAAAACCAAATATTATCCAAATGCCATTCAGAACATAAATATTTTAGCGAATATTTATAATACAGATGGGACTTTCAAAAGTCTGGGTGTGAAACTTGACCCATTCAAATTTGACTTTGAAGGAAATCCGGTTTTTGTGAACGCCGACCTTCAAAATTTTGAAGATTTGTTGTACAAAGTCAGAGCAAAAGGTGTTTTGAACATTGGCCGAATCTATCAGGTTTTCAAGAAAGAAGGATTTGATGTCAGCGGTTTGATAATGGCCGATTTATCTTTGAATGGCCGTCAAAGTTACGCAACCACCGGACAATACAGCAAGCTTGATAACAAAGGAAATTTAATCCTGAAAAATATCAAAGCAACAACCGAATATCTTCCGAAATCATTCTTCATCAAAGAAGGAAACTTCGAATTTGAAAATGAAAAAATGTGGTTCAGAAAATTTTTCGCCAACTATGGTAAGTCCGATTTTGCTTTGAATGGTTATCTTTTAAATACTATTAATTATTTCATCGAGAGAAAAGGAACATTGCACGGGAAATTCCATTTGAAGTCAAATTATATTTTGATTGATGAATTTATGGCGCTGAAAGATGGAGACAACAAAGACAAATCGCTCGCTGTAGAATATGCGAAAGAAGAAAATCCGAAAAGCAGCGGCGTCGTGATTGTTCCTACAAACCTTGATGTTTCATTGGAAGCAAATGCGAAAAAAGTCGAATTCAAAGGTCTTGGACTGAATAATCTTGTTGGATTGGCTTCTGTCAACAAAGGTGAAGTTTATCTTAAAAATACAACTTTTGACATTGTCGGAAGCCGAATGGGAATCGATGCAAGATACCAGAACGAATCGCCAATTACCGCCAATTATGATGTCGCTTTGAAGGTTGATAACTTCGATGTTCAGAGAGCTTACAAGGAAATCGATATGGTGCGTGAAATGGCGACTGCAGCGAAAGATGTGAAAGGAATTGTTTCTTTGGATTACAAATTGAAAGGGGATTTCGATGCGAATATGAAACCAATTTATCCATCGCTTGAAGGTGGCGGAAACGTCAATCTAAAAGATGTCGAAGTCAAAAACCTAAAAATGCTTTCCGCCGTTGGAAATGATATTGGTTCAGAAGCGTTTAACAATCCTGATATGAAAGGCGTTGACATCAATACCACCATCAATAACAATCTGATTCACGTTGAGCCATTCACTTTCAAAGTGTCAGTTTTGAGACCTTCTATCAGCGGAACTACAAGTTTCAACGGCCTACTGGATTTCCGAATCCGGGTTGGCTTGCCACCTGGCGGATGGATTGGTTTCCCTGTTGTAGTAACCGGAACGCACGAAAAACCGAAAATCAAAATCTTCAGCAAAACCGGACAAGGCATCGTAGAAGCGTTGTATAATACCAAATCCAACAAAGTCATCCGAGAAGAAAAACGTGCTGAGAAAAAATCCAGAGCACAACAACGAAAAGACAAACGCGCTCAGGAAAAAAAAGCTGAGAATGCCGAGAAGCAGATTGTTAAAGATTTGAAAAAGAAATAA
- a CDS encoding tetratricopeptide repeat protein, translating into MKKIFKLLLLLSFQIVFAQNDYFEKGNSLLQNGKYEEAQKIFENGLKENPKDLMYKNQIALALINQGKNNDAEETIKEVLKVDSLNVAALWYGGINNFMAKEGDFKKAIIYFEKAYPLINKNSGQFFGVNFYIGKSYRNLLYSEGLSFEETDRMLETLEKYTELQPDAEDYQDTIKFVNYIKEKRPPKNVKKWVIANSEKKAEEIIKNELK; encoded by the coding sequence ATGAAAAAAATATTTAAATTATTACTACTTCTAAGTTTTCAAATAGTATTTGCACAAAATGATTATTTTGAAAAAGGAAATAGTTTACTACAAAATGGGAAATATGAAGAAGCTCAAAAAATATTTGAAAATGGGCTTAAAGAAAATCCAAAAGATTTGATGTACAAAAATCAAATTGCTTTAGCATTAATTAATCAAGGAAAAAATAATGATGCGGAAGAAACTATTAAGGAAGTTTTGAAAGTTGATAGCTTGAATGTTGCAGCTCTTTGGTACGGAGGAATTAATAATTTTATGGCAAAGGAAGGCGATTTTAAAAAAGCAATAATATATTTTGAAAAAGCATATCCTTTAATTAATAAAAACTCTGGTCAATTTTTTGGAGTTAATTTTTATATTGGCAAAAGCTATCGAAATCTATTATACTCCGAGGGTCTTAGCTTTGAAGAAACAGATAGAATGCTGGAGACATTAGAAAAATATACTGAATTACAACCCGACGCAGAAGATTATCAAGACACTATAAAATTCGTTAATTATATTAAAGAAAAAAGACCACCTAAAAATGTTAAAAAATGGGTGATTGCTAATAGTGAAAAGAAAGCCGAAGAAATAATTAAAAATGAGCTTAAATAA
- a CDS encoding SGNH/GDSL hydrolase family protein, with protein MNKMIYGLFFGDSITYGEYDGVFGGWVDILKRYALQKYNEGSNELILFNLGIGGETTEGLLNRIPHEMKARNSADGNIVFISYGANDLAVKDGNQMVNQSQFKVNIEIAIQDARLYSKDIYLISILPISENIDSKVSPTGKIRTNEDVVIYNQILKNIATENSLNYIDFHSAFLQDKEILLSKDGVHPNEKGYGMMAEIAIPIIEKYL; from the coding sequence ATGAACAAGATGATTTATGGATTATTCTTCGGAGACAGCATTACTTACGGAGAATACGATGGCGTTTTTGGAGGCTGGGTAGATATTCTGAAACGATATGCTTTGCAAAAATATAATGAAGGAAGTAATGAATTAATCCTTTTCAATCTCGGAATTGGTGGCGAAACAACAGAAGGTTTGCTCAATAGAATTCCGCACGAAATGAAAGCCAGAAATTCAGCTGACGGAAATATCGTTTTTATAAGTTACGGTGCGAATGATTTGGCTGTAAAAGATGGAAATCAAATGGTAAATCAATCACAGTTTAAGGTAAATATTGAAATCGCAATTCAGGATGCAAGGCTTTATTCCAAAGACATATATCTGATAAGCATTCTTCCTATTTCGGAAAACATTGATTCAAAAGTTTCTCCAACGGGAAAGATTAGAACCAATGAAGATGTTGTGATATACAACCAAATTCTTAAAAACATTGCAACTGAAAATTCATTAAATTATATTGATTTTCATTCAGCTTTCTTACAAGACAAAGAGATTCTGCTTTCCAAAGACGGCGTTCATCCCAACGAAAAAGGTTACGGAATGATGGCTGAAATTGCGATTCCAATTATCGAAAAATACTTGTAA
- a CDS encoding PD-(D/E)XK nuclease family protein: MQFLQKIISELLENHQDISELDIVLPGKRPMVFIKRILKQKQYEGLLPNFVTIDELIAELSENAEIKGIALWLFAFRIYNKIDSSEDFSGFLKWFPTLQKDWDDMMKFSDDDQKILLWMLDEERIKNWGENLGDDDNPRKRNLNFWRKMNEFLPLLKSELKKENLATSGMLYQDAFSGIENFAKQTNRQFVFCGFNALSRVEEQLVRQLLQWNKAETYFQADQYYIDDERQESGKFLRETLKWKEFNDSRDFKWIENQFNQPKNIKTYEVSGNIVQAKFLPEILKKIPKNELSETALVLLDENLLPAVLDSLNVVESVNITMGFPLKNLSFSNAIKKLFYLQKQQEKKSSSYYYADVLPILEELPNDEKDSEVIRDFIASIEERNIVYISKSLLKELLGKLSYFQLLQKPENSQQFLDLLIKFCYELKFKELDDIQYENIALFENVFKIIKNQLLPYQIDVKIETLEVLINQLVNSESIDFVGEPLAGFQIMGLLETRLLNFKNIILLSVNEGKLPLGNTQNTYIPFDVRKNFGLNTFLENDSIYAYHFYRLIQNSENVHLLYNALSSGVNTGEKSRFITQLEMESPHNIEHIIIENTSEPISQELMKIDKNDEVMRLLNEWKNRVSPSHLVTYLYNPIDFYLNNLLKTRETNEIEEELSQRNYGNLVHYALQFLHEPIKGKLLSINDLESLLQQTDLAIDFAIDKLKHQQEFYERGMNYIHKEIAKRVVRNIVEYDLELVKNGSSLEILDLEKEINCDFFLDENKSDKISFYGFIDRIDKLDGVTRVIDYKTAKPKNLTINLGKNKDEKLPELFFRDDYKQALQLSIYKYCIKNVLNISPNHIETAIWSFAEVNNGPQKLNFIDIEDNEVEDSVRNLIFEILNPEVSFEEKEKVSW, translated from the coding sequence ATGCAGTTTCTTCAGAAGATCATTTCAGAATTATTAGAAAATCATCAGGACATTTCCGAGTTGGACATTGTTCTGCCTGGAAAAAGACCAATGGTTTTTATCAAAAGAATCCTGAAACAAAAACAATACGAAGGACTTTTACCTAATTTCGTTACAATAGACGAACTTATCGCAGAACTTTCAGAAAATGCAGAAATCAAAGGCATTGCACTTTGGTTATTTGCATTCCGTATTTATAATAAAATTGATTCTTCAGAAGATTTTTCAGGTTTTCTGAAATGGTTTCCGACTTTGCAGAAAGATTGGGATGATATGATGAAATTTTCAGACGACGACCAAAAAATCCTGCTCTGGATGCTGGACGAAGAACGAATCAAAAACTGGGGCGAAAATCTTGGAGACGACGATAATCCAAGAAAAAGAAACCTTAATTTCTGGCGAAAAATGAATGAATTTTTGCCACTCCTGAAATCAGAATTAAAGAAAGAAAATCTGGCCACTTCCGGAATGTTGTATCAAGATGCTTTTTCCGGAATTGAAAACTTTGCCAAACAAACCAATCGTCAATTTGTGTTCTGTGGATTTAATGCGTTGTCAAGAGTGGAGGAGCAATTGGTAAGACAGCTTTTGCAGTGGAACAAAGCCGAAACTTATTTCCAAGCCGACCAATATTACATTGACGACGAAAGACAAGAATCTGGAAAATTCCTGAGAGAGACTTTAAAATGGAAAGAATTCAATGACAGTCGAGATTTTAAATGGATTGAAAATCAATTCAATCAACCAAAAAATATCAAAACCTACGAAGTTTCTGGAAACATCGTTCAGGCAAAATTCCTTCCCGAAATCTTAAAAAAAATACCGAAAAATGAATTGTCGGAAACAGCTTTGGTTTTGCTGGATGAAAATCTTTTGCCAGCAGTTTTAGACAGTTTAAACGTTGTTGAAAGCGTAAATATCACAATGGGATTTCCATTGAAGAATTTGTCTTTCAGTAATGCTATTAAAAAACTGTTTTATCTTCAGAAACAGCAGGAGAAAAAGTCATCGAGTTATTATTACGCCGATGTTTTGCCAATATTGGAAGAGCTTCCGAACGACGAAAAAGATTCAGAAGTTATTAGAGATTTTATTGCATCAATAGAGGAAAGAAACATTGTTTATATTTCTAAATCTTTGTTGAAAGAATTACTTGGAAAACTCAGTTATTTCCAGCTTCTGCAAAAACCGGAAAATTCTCAACAATTTTTAGATTTATTGATTAAATTCTGTTATGAGCTGAAATTCAAAGAACTGGACGATATTCAGTATGAGAATATTGCATTGTTTGAGAATGTTTTCAAAATCATCAAAAATCAATTGTTACCTTATCAAATTGATGTCAAAATAGAAACACTTGAAGTTCTTATTAATCAATTGGTCAATTCAGAAAGTATTGATTTTGTGGGAGAACCGTTGGCGGGATTCCAGATTATGGGACTTTTGGAAACACGTCTTCTGAACTTTAAAAATATCATTCTATTATCTGTCAACGAAGGAAAATTGCCATTAGGAAACACTCAAAACACTTACATTCCGTTTGATGTTCGCAAGAATTTTGGACTGAATACTTTCTTGGAAAATGACAGTATTTATGCCTATCACTTTTACCGCTTGATTCAGAATTCGGAGAATGTTCATTTGCTTTACAATGCGCTGAGTTCTGGGGTTAATACAGGCGAAAAGAGCCGTTTTATCACACAATTAGAAATGGAAAGTCCTCATAATATCGAACATATCATCATCGAAAATACTTCTGAACCAATTTCTCAGGAATTAATGAAAATCGATAAGAATGATGAAGTAATGCGACTTTTAAACGAATGGAAAAATCGTGTTTCTCCTTCGCATCTCGTAACTTATCTTTATAATCCGATTGATTTCTATCTTAATAATCTCCTCAAAACCAGAGAAACCAACGAAATTGAAGAAGAGCTTTCACAAAGAAATTATGGAAATTTGGTTCATTATGCGTTGCAATTTTTACATGAACCAATTAAAGGTAAATTGTTGTCAATTAATGATTTGGAAAGTTTACTTCAACAGACAGATTTAGCGATTGATTTTGCAATTGACAAATTGAAACATCAGCAGGAATTCTATGAACGTGGAATGAATTACATCCATAAAGAAATTGCTAAAAGGGTAGTACGTAATATTGTGGAGTATGATTTGGAGTTAGTGAAAAATGGTTCGTCTTTGGAGATTTTGGATTTGGAAAAAGAAATCAACTGTGATTTTTTCCTCGATGAAAATAAAAGCGACAAAATCAGTTTTTATGGTTTTATTGATAGAATAGACAAGTTGGACGGAGTTACGAGAGTAATTGATTACAAAACAGCGAAACCAAAAAATCTAACAATTAATCTTGGAAAAAATAAAGATGAAAAACTTCCAGAATTATTTTTCCGAGACGATTATAAGCAGGCTTTACAGCTTTCAATTTATAAATATTGTATCAAAAATGTTTTGAACATCAGTCCAAATCATATTGAAACGGCAATCTGGTCTTTTGCAGAAGTTAATAATGGTCCACAAAAACTGAATTTTATTGATATTGAAGATAATGAAGTGGAAGATTCTGTCAGGAACTTAATTTTTGAAATTCTGAATCCTGAGGTTTCTTTTGAGGAGAAAGAAAAAGTGAGTTGGTAG
- a CDS encoding N-acetylmuramoyl-L-alanine amidase: protein MKKFILILFLNFSFQFQAQNLKIIQKPIDYSKERIKLSLDYMKEHHNLIQKTPNITPKIIVLHYTAGGTIESNFRYFNNLYLESQRATLKKQSSLNVSAHFLVDRDGTVYQLVDPELFARHTIGLNYCAIGVENIGSKAQPLTDKQVEANAELVRYLAKKYPIEYLIGHSEYGVFRNSKLWKETDPRYFTGKEDPGAGFMKKVREKLTDLKLKSQP, encoded by the coding sequence ATGAAAAAATTTATCCTAATATTATTTCTGAATTTCTCTTTCCAATTCCAAGCTCAAAATCTTAAAATCATTCAAAAACCAATTGATTATTCCAAGGAAAGAATCAAACTGAGTTTGGATTATATGAAAGAACATCACAATCTAATCCAGAAAACTCCAAATATCACACCGAAAATCATTGTTCTGCATTACACAGCTGGTGGAACTATTGAGTCCAATTTCAGATATTTCAACAATTTATATTTGGAAAGTCAAAGAGCTACGCTTAAGAAACAAAGTTCTCTAAATGTTTCTGCCCATTTTCTGGTTGATAGAGACGGAACAGTTTATCAATTGGTTGACCCGGAACTATTTGCAAGGCATACAATTGGACTTAATTACTGTGCAATCGGTGTTGAAAATATTGGAAGCAAAGCTCAACCTTTGACCGACAAACAAGTGGAAGCGAACGCAGAATTAGTAAGATATTTAGCAAAAAAATATCCTATTGAATATCTCATCGGGCATTCGGAATATGGTGTTTTTAGGAATTCTAAACTTTGGAAAGAAACGGATCCTAGATATTTTACTGGGAAAGAAGATCCAGGTGCTGGTTTTATGAAAAAGGTTAGAGAGAAATTAACTGATTTGAAACTGAAAAGCCAGCCTTAA
- a CDS encoding DUF1287 domain-containing protein: protein MKKYFVILFFVSITIFGQNFQTKLSNAAINLTKDKVVYDPTYFNIKYPNGDVPEGKGVCTDVVIRAYRSLGIDLQKEVHEDMSKNFSKYPNKWGLKRPDTNIDHRRVPNLMVFFSRFGKVKPITNDAKDYVPGDIVTWDLPKNLTHIGIIVNKKSADGKRYLISHNIGAGQVLQDCLFDWTITGHYQYSK, encoded by the coding sequence ATGAAAAAATACTTCGTCATTCTATTCTTCGTTTCCATCACTATTTTTGGACAAAATTTTCAAACGAAACTCTCCAACGCAGCTATTAATCTAACTAAAGACAAAGTCGTTTATGATCCTACTTATTTTAATATAAAATATCCGAATGGCGATGTTCCGGAAGGAAAAGGTGTTTGTACAGATGTTGTCATCCGGGCTTACAGATCTTTGGGAATTGACTTGCAGAAGGAAGTTCACGAAGACATGTCCAAAAATTTCTCCAAATATCCAAATAAATGGGGATTGAAAAGACCTGATACCAATATCGATCACAGACGTGTTCCGAATCTGATGGTTTTCTTTTCGAGATTTGGGAAAGTAAAGCCTATTACAAATGATGCAAAAGATTATGTTCCGGGCGATATTGTAACCTGGGATTTGCCTAAAAATCTGACACATATCGGCATTATTGTCAATAAAAAATCAGCAGATGGCAAGCGTTATTTAATTTCTCACAACATCGGCGCTGGGCAGGTTTTACAGGATTGTCTTTTTGATTGGACGATTACAGGACATTATCAGTATTCAAAGTAA